The segment CATCGGAACGCGATCCGGCGAAAACGATTCGGTGCCGATAGGGCGAATGCGCCGCCTTCTGTTGAATCTCCGTCCGCCGCGGTCCGTCGCCCACCAGCAGAAACCACGCGTTCTCATCTTGCCGCAGAGTCTCCTCGGCCATCGCGATCACAAAGGGATGGTTTTTTTGATGGTCAAAGCGGCCCACATGTCCAATCACAAAGGCATCTTCCGGGATTCCAAACTCAACGCGCACCGACGCTCTGTCTACGCTCTGCCGGAACGGGCTCAAATCCGTGCTGGGATAATGCACACGCCAGCGCGGGTCGGCCAGCCAATTCTCTCCAAATAGCGCCGCCGCGGCAGGGGATGAGCAGGCCAGGCCTGCCGTGGCATATTTTCGGACCCAATGCTCCATCACGCCGAAATACAATCGCCGCGTCAGGCGGTTCGGCGTGTCCATGCCGGACGAGCTGTTGTGGCTGTGGGCGATCCGCCCGGGAATGCCGCAGTGAGCGGCCAGCCGCAGTACGTAGCCGCTGAAGTGATGGACGGCGCTGTGCACAATGTCATACGGTCCATGTTCGGCGGCAATGCGGCGGAAGTTGGCGGCGTACACCAGCGGCTGATGCGGGTGCATGCAGGGAATCACCTGCGAGCCCAGTGCGCGAATCTCTTCGTCAAAGGCGCAGGGCTTTTCGGTATGAACCAGAAAATCCATCCGGAAGTGCGAGCGGTCCATGCCGCGCAGCATGTGCATCAGCCACATTTCCGCGCCGCCCCGGCCCATGCCGCCCACCACATGCAGGATGCGCAGCGGTCTACGCATATCAGGCATGAGAGGCCTCCTCACCGGCGCCAGTCAACCCGGCGACACTCTTCACCGCATGCCGCAGGGCAAGTGCGCTAAACACAATCAGGCATCCTTTCGCAATCACATAGGCGATGGCCGCACCCATCAGGCCCGACACAGGAACCAGCAAAAAACAGGCGGCCGTCAGCACCAGAGACTCTCCAATCAAGAGCGGCATCTGCACTCGAAAGCACTTGGCCGCGGTTAGTCCGTAACCGATGAATCCCGCCACGTTGGAAAGCGCCGCGCCCGCCATCAGCCAGACGAACACCGAGGAGTATTCGGCATACTCGGGCCGGTAGATCAGCGTCAGGATGAAGTGGCCGCAGCCAAGAGCCACGGCGACTCCAGCGGCGCCCATTCCAATGCCCATCAGCAGCAAACGGCGATTCAGAAGGTTGAATAACGGCATTTGCCGCTGCATGAAATACGCCGCCAGCCGTGGCGTTGCCGATTGACCGAGAGCATTGATTACGGTGCTTTCGGCAATCTGCAAATACGCCAGCGCCGCAAAAATACCCAACTCCCATTGCCCAAGACGCTGCTCGACGGCATAACGCGGTATGTTGGCATTCAGCGAATTGAGCATCATCACCACGCCGAGCGGCAAAGCCAGCCACGCAAGCCGGCGCAGGACCGCCCCATTCCAGAGCGGTTTGCCGTCTACTCGCGCGCCATTCGCTTTCAGAATCATCCTGCCGCTGCGCATATCATACAGGACAAGCACGCCAAGCCATACGACGGCCATGGCCGCAACGCCGATTGCGACGCTGCGGGTAACATAGGTGCCGGCCGCCAGCGCCGCGAGGGACAGCGGACCCTTGATCATCATCGATTTGGCAATGCGGTCCATGCGCTCGTGCTTCTGCATCAAGCCATAGTAGACGTCACTGATGGACTCGAAACTCTTAGCCAGCCCTACCGCCGCCACAACCAGCGCGGCTTGTCTGCCGAAACCGCTGATCAGAATCACACCGGCGATGCATAGGACCGCCAGACCGAGCATCAGCAACCGCAACGCAAGGAAATGGCCGAAGCGGTACTGATCTTCGACGTCGGTGGCCTGCACGGAACGCAGTTGCAGATTTGCAAAGAGCAGAACAGGAGCCGTGACCGCCAGACCCAGCGCGAACTGCCCTACCCATTCGGGAGTTCCCAATTTGGCCAGTGCCACCAGCATTCCCCACTGGCACCCGGCGTAGACGACATTCCCGGAAAGCGTCCACGCAAAATTCGCGCGGAGGCTTAAGCGCGCAGCCGGACGCTCCAGCGGCAGCGCGGCATTCCCTGTAAGCGGTGCGGCCATCGCGTCACCCGTGAACGGCAGCGGACTTCACACCCGCCAGGCGGTCCATCACCGCACGCAGCGGACGCGGCATATGGTTCAGAAACCGCAAATAGACAAACGTAAGGCCAAAGCCTATGGCCAGCGCGGAAAGCACAATCATCGCTCGCGAGGGCCCGGAGCGCTTTTCGGGCGGTGCCGCATAGTCCAGCACATTGAGCACCGGCTGGTTTTCGGCTTCGCTGATCTTCGCCAGCTCGAGTTGCTTGGTCAGTTCCACATAAATGGCATTGTCGATTTCCACCTGACGCATCAGCCGGCCCTCATCCAGCATCAGCCGGGGCGCAATCATCGTGTTACGGTTGCTTTCCTTGAACTGACGGAGCTGATCTTCCGCCATGTGCAGGGAATCGGAAACCTCGCCGATGCGGGTCTCGATCATCTTCCGCTGCATATTCTGGCTGGTGGCCATGCGATAGCGGAAGAAGCTGTCCATCTCCTTCAGCATCTGATTCAACACCGCGGCCGCGAGATCCCGGTCATGCAGGGTCAATTCAAACATCACCAACTGCGTGCGCGGATGCTTGGAACCTGCAAAGGACAGGCGCAGATCCTCAAGGATCTTCCAATCCGGAGTGCCCGAAGAAGTGCGCAGGGCATCCCGAATCGTTTCATCCTTGTAGACGGCATTCAAGACGTGGCCGAGCACACTCTCGCTTTTGGCAATGTCCACATAGAGTTCAATCATCTTCGAATCGCCCGAAGATCCGAGCATCTGCGCGGCGGCCATGGGCAACGCCGACAACAGGCTTGACAGGCCGGTACGGGAATTCTCCGGCGGCAGAATTGTGGCTCGCGCCGTATAATGAGCAGGCATCAGCAGTGCCGCCGCAATGCCCAGAACCAGAAACAAGCTGAGCATCCG is part of the bacterium genome and harbors:
- a CDS encoding GNVR domain-containing protein, translating into MNDQSELNDALSRLSAAQQALKAVTAGDNPAELTVADVVASWFRFLWDWRKAFARMLSLFLVLGIAAALLMPAHYTARATILPPENSRTGLSSLLSALPMAAAQMLGSSGDSKMIELYVDIAKSESVLGHVLNAVYKDETIRDALRTSSGTPDWKILEDLRLSFAGSKHPRTQLVMFELTLHDRDLAAAVLNQMLKEMDSFFRYRMATSQNMQRKMIETRIGEVSDSLHMAEDQLRQFKESNRNTMIAPRLMLDEGRLMRQVEIDNAIYVELTKQLELAKISEAENQPVLNVLDYAAPPEKRSGPSRAMIVLSALAIGFGLTFVYLRFLNHMPRPLRAVMDRLAGVKSAAVHG
- a CDS encoding glycosyltransferase, whose protein sequence is MPDMRRPLRILHVVGGMGRGGAEMWLMHMLRGMDRSHFRMDFLVHTEKPCAFDEEIRALGSQVIPCMHPHQPLVYAANFRRIAAEHGPYDIVHSAVHHFSGYVLRLAAHCGIPGRIAHSHNSSSGMDTPNRLTRRLYFGVMEHWVRKYATAGLACSSPAAAALFGENWLADPRWRVHYPSTDLSPFRQSVDRASVRVEFGIPEDAFVIGHVGRFDHQKNHPFVIAMAEETLRQDENAWFLLVGDGPRRTEIQQKAAHSPYRHRIVFAGSRSDVPRLMLGAMDVFALPSLHEGLPLVLVEAQAAGLPVIISDVITPEAGVVKPLVSRLSLSQSAAEWAAEMLSWRRRDKPEPAQALAEIAASPFHLENAKVNLARVYLSALGPLRTAQVTSRRVPVRT
- a CDS encoding lipopolysaccharide biosynthesis protein, whose translation is MAAPLTGNAALPLERPAARLSLRANFAWTLSGNVVYAGCQWGMLVALAKLGTPEWVGQFALGLAVTAPVLLFANLQLRSVQATDVEDQYRFGHFLALRLLMLGLAVLCIAGVILISGFGRQAALVVAAVGLAKSFESISDVYYGLMQKHERMDRIAKSMMIKGPLSLAALAAGTYVTRSVAIGVAAMAVVWLGVLVLYDMRSGRMILKANGARVDGKPLWNGAVLRRLAWLALPLGVVMMLNSLNANIPRYAVEQRLGQWELGIFAALAYLQIAESTVINALGQSATPRLAAYFMQRQMPLFNLLNRRLLLMGIGMGAAGVAVALGCGHFILTLIYRPEYAEYSSVFVWLMAGAALSNVAGFIGYGLTAAKCFRVQMPLLIGESLVLTAACFLLVPVSGLMGAAIAYVIAKGCLIVFSALALRHAVKSVAGLTGAGEEASHA